In Pseudomonas sp. MM213, a genomic segment contains:
- a CDS encoding cytochrome P450, protein MDPIIAATHADPYPYYAQLRAQGGLVFHQGLKLWVASSAKAVAAVLAHPDCHVRPTHEPVPKAIASGMAGKVFSQLMRMNEGERQRCPRSAIQPEVALIDGEEVNALVGARLLSPDAEGLHKAMFLGPVCVVAALLGFSPAQARVISELTGDFVACLSPLSAQAHLDAAHAAAEQLRGYFIELLDDPDNQSALLAGIRQRFSATSADSEALIANLIGLFSQTYEATAGLIGNALLALIRHPQWLNDSINIDDLLAEVQRFDPPVQNTRRFVAASCEIEGMNFNAGDVILVMLASANRDPQFNEQPDAFMLERPQRRSFTFGAGRHQCPGQVLAMSIASATLAQILALKPALERLTWRYRPSLNGRIPLFS, encoded by the coding sequence ATGGACCCGATCATCGCTGCGACTCATGCCGATCCTTATCCTTATTACGCGCAACTGCGCGCTCAAGGCGGACTGGTTTTTCACCAGGGACTGAAACTGTGGGTGGCCAGTAGCGCCAAAGCCGTGGCGGCGGTGTTGGCGCATCCTGACTGTCACGTGCGGCCGACTCACGAACCAGTGCCCAAGGCCATTGCCAGTGGCATGGCGGGCAAGGTCTTCAGTCAGTTGATGCGGATGAACGAGGGCGAACGCCAGCGTTGCCCAAGATCGGCGATCCAGCCGGAGGTGGCGCTTATTGACGGGGAGGAAGTCAACGCGTTGGTCGGCGCGCGGCTGCTCAGCCCCGACGCCGAAGGGCTGCACAAGGCAATGTTTCTTGGCCCGGTGTGCGTAGTGGCGGCGTTGTTGGGGTTTTCGCCCGCACAGGCTCGGGTGATCAGCGAGCTGACCGGGGATTTCGTCGCGTGCCTGTCGCCCCTCAGCGCTCAGGCACACCTGGACGCTGCCCATGCGGCGGCGGAACAGTTGCGCGGTTATTTCATTGAGTTGCTGGACGACCCGGACAACCAAAGCGCCCTTCTTGCCGGTATCCGCCAGCGGTTTTCGGCAACCTCCGCCGACAGCGAAGCCCTGATTGCCAACCTCATCGGCCTGTTCTCCCAAACCTATGAAGCCACCGCGGGGCTGATCGGCAATGCGTTACTGGCGTTGATTCGACATCCGCAGTGGCTGAACGATTCGATCAACATTGACGACCTGCTGGCCGAAGTCCAGCGCTTCGATCCGCCGGTACAGAACACCCGTCGCTTCGTCGCCGCATCCTGTGAAATCGAGGGTATGAACTTCAATGCGGGCGATGTGATCCTGGTAATGCTGGCGTCGGCCAATCGCGATCCGCAGTTCAATGAGCAGCCTGATGCATTCATGCTTGAACGCCCGCAGCGACGCAGTTTCACCTTCGGTGCCGGTCGTCATCAATGCCCGGGGCAGGTGCTGGCCATGAGTATCGCCAGCGCCACGCTGGCGCAGATTCTGGCATTGAAACCCGCGCTGGAGCGATTGACCTGGCGCTACCGTCCTTCCCTGAATGGCCGAATCCCGCTGTTCTCGTGA
- a CDS encoding sensor domain-containing diguanylate cyclase, with translation MIHVWTGAAICALLLALIIALICRERSLRKQLDEYRVLITHLSERQNIHQDSDAERFKRSQYFARIGTWDWDVDTDRLYWSDAIYGMFGFKIGEVTPSYALFCACVHPDDRVRVRAGELRCLETGENHDEEYRVIWPDGTIRWLRETGNVVKNNHDETIKMMGVVRDITEEKASASYLQHLAHFDPLTGLPNRLVLEERLSEALEQARITATRVALVFVDLNGFKAINDRYGHAAGDRVLVTTATRLKRILRSTDTVARIGGDEFVVILQGLPQGGSLQDEARNICQKIFVELSPPVTIGNDQRHIGTSLGVAVFPDHAPSMDRLIHIADLAMYEAKRSGNNQYRLGEQGLSHSRVEST, from the coding sequence ATGATTCATGTCTGGACCGGCGCAGCCATTTGCGCGTTGCTGCTTGCCCTGATTATCGCGCTGATCTGTCGCGAGCGTTCGCTGCGAAAGCAGCTCGACGAATATCGCGTGCTCATCACCCACCTGTCCGAACGACAAAACATCCATCAGGACAGCGACGCCGAACGCTTCAAACGCAGCCAGTATTTCGCCCGAATCGGCACCTGGGACTGGGATGTCGACACCGATCGGCTCTACTGGTCGGACGCGATTTACGGCATGTTCGGCTTCAAGATCGGCGAAGTGACGCCCTCCTACGCCTTGTTTTGCGCCTGCGTGCATCCCGACGACCGGGTCAGGGTCCGGGCCGGTGAGCTGCGATGCCTGGAAACCGGCGAGAACCATGACGAGGAATACCGGGTCATCTGGCCCGACGGCACCATCCGCTGGTTGCGCGAGACCGGCAACGTGGTGAAAAACAACCACGATGAAACGATCAAGATGATGGGCGTGGTCCGCGACATCACCGAGGAAAAAGCCTCCGCCAGTTACCTGCAGCACCTGGCCCATTTCGACCCGTTGACCGGCCTGCCCAACCGGCTGGTGCTTGAAGAGCGTTTGTCCGAGGCGCTGGAACAAGCCCGAATCACCGCCACCCGAGTAGCACTGGTGTTCGTCGACCTCAATGGTTTCAAGGCGATCAACGACCGTTACGGCCATGCCGCCGGCGACCGCGTACTCGTCACCACCGCCACGCGCCTGAAGCGAATCCTGCGCTCAACCGACACCGTCGCCCGCATCGGTGGCGACGAATTCGTGGTCATCCTCCAGGGCCTGCCGCAAGGCGGCAGTTTGCAAGACGAAGCCCGCAACATCTGCCAGAAAATCTTCGTCGAACTCTCTCCCCCCGTGACCATCGGCAATGACCAGCGCCACATCGGCACCAGCCTGGGCGTCGCGGTGTTCCCCGATCATGCGCCGAGCATGGACCGGTTGATTCATATTGCAGACTTGGCGATGTATGAAGCCAAGCGCAGCGGGAATAATCAGTATCGGTTGGGTGAGCAGGGGTTGAGCCACAGTCGTGTCGAATCAACCTGA
- a CDS encoding FKBP-type peptidyl-prolyl cis-trans isomerase, with protein sequence MNDELQVIDLEAGDGKAAVKGALITTQYRGWLEDGSEFDSSYSRGKPFQCVIGTGRVIKGWDQGIMGMQVGGKRKLLVPAHLGYGERTMGAIPPNSNLIFEIELLEVLTRDD encoded by the coding sequence ATGAATGATGAACTGCAGGTAATCGATCTTGAAGCGGGCGACGGCAAAGCTGCCGTCAAAGGTGCACTGATCACCACCCAGTATCGTGGCTGGCTGGAAGACGGTAGCGAGTTCGATTCTTCCTACAGCCGGGGCAAACCTTTCCAGTGCGTGATCGGCACCGGACGTGTGATCAAAGGCTGGGATCAGGGGATCATGGGGATGCAGGTCGGTGGCAAGCGCAAATTGCTGGTGCCGGCGCATCTGGGCTATGGCGAGCGCACGATGGGGGCGATCCCGCCGAACTCGAACCTGATTTTCGAGATTGAATTGCTGGAAGTTTTGACGCGGGATGATTGA
- a CDS encoding D-cysteine desulfhydrase family protein yields MQTQLDKALSAFARADLLQGPTPIQRAERLEQLLGLGARGIRLFLKRDDHMWLGGGGNKLRKLEFHIGAAQQAGIDTVITVGGVQSNHARLTAAACARLGIACELILTRSVPKTDVDYELNGNVLLDQLFGAQLQVLAGGTDSLARAEARAAQLRDAGHKVLVIPMGGSTPLGSLGYARCAAEIMQQETALGLVFNQVVVPNGSAGTHAGLAAGFQLLDRGASMVKSYSVLSDRESSAARTLKLTQDTLALLGNTATVRPEEVVIDGSQLGEGYGLPTPAMQDAVRLMARAEGLLIDPVYSGKAFAGLVADLKQERFRAGDNVLFVMTGGTPGLYAYRETFQG; encoded by the coding sequence ATGCAAACCCAACTGGACAAAGCCCTGAGCGCATTTGCGCGAGCAGACCTTCTGCAAGGCCCCACGCCCATTCAACGAGCCGAACGCCTCGAACAGCTGTTGGGCCTGGGGGCGCGGGGAATTCGCCTGTTCCTCAAGCGCGACGATCACATGTGGCTGGGCGGTGGCGGCAACAAACTGCGCAAACTCGAATTCCATATCGGTGCGGCGCAGCAGGCCGGCATTGATACGGTCATTACTGTCGGCGGCGTGCAGTCCAACCATGCGCGCCTGACCGCCGCAGCCTGCGCACGCCTGGGCATCGCCTGCGAATTGATCCTGACGCGCTCGGTCCCCAAGACTGATGTGGATTACGAACTCAACGGCAATGTGCTGCTCGACCAATTGTTTGGCGCGCAACTGCAAGTGCTGGCGGGAGGCACCGACTCGCTCGCTCGGGCCGAGGCTCGCGCGGCGCAACTTCGGGACGCGGGACACAAGGTGCTGGTGATTCCCATGGGCGGCTCAACGCCCCTCGGCAGTCTCGGTTATGCACGTTGCGCCGCAGAAATCATGCAGCAGGAGACGGCACTCGGCCTGGTCTTCAATCAGGTCGTGGTGCCCAACGGCAGCGCCGGCACCCACGCCGGGCTCGCGGCAGGCTTCCAGTTGCTGGACCGAGGGGCCTCGATGGTCAAGTCTTACTCGGTGTTGTCAGATAGGGAATCGTCAGCCGCCAGAACCCTGAAATTGACCCAGGACACCCTGGCTTTACTGGGCAACACCGCCACCGTGCGGCCAGAAGAGGTTGTGATCGACGGCAGTCAGTTGGGCGAGGGATACGGCCTGCCGACGCCAGCCATGCAAGACGCCGTGCGGCTGATGGCTCGCGCCGAAGGCTTGTTGATCGACCCGGTGTACTCCGGCAAGGCGTTTGCCGGGTTGGTGGCGGATCTCAAGCAAGAACGTTTTCGCGCCGGGGACAACGTGTTGTTTGTGATGACGGGCGGGACACCGGGGTTGTATGCGTACCGGGAGACGTTTCAGGGTTAG
- a CDS encoding ArsR/SmtB family transcription factor, whose amino-acid sequence MNAEPHDLGVSQVAAAIAEPARTKMLCSLMDGHARTSTELAAIAEVSASTASAHLAKLKDLALLRLHVQGRHRYYSLADKRVAQALEALMVIGQNTAPTFNPRTPDRLQFARTCYDHMAGTLAVLLHDRLLEKGWLLETDEQAYRLSDSGEALFEGLGIEVNDLTTQRRRFACPCLDWSMRRPHLGGSLGAALLQTAIKRKWVTQDLDSRALTLTALGRKEIGARFDLKQNLPVGTLIPGLITQAGQVSGIKGRVGKRLTLANGVPDTDSRETQNL is encoded by the coding sequence ATGAACGCAGAACCACACGACCTCGGTGTTTCACAGGTGGCGGCGGCCATTGCCGAACCGGCCCGGACCAAAATGTTGTGTTCTTTGATGGATGGCCACGCCCGCACCAGCACCGAGTTGGCGGCGATTGCCGAAGTCAGCGCTTCCACTGCCAGCGCGCATCTGGCCAAACTCAAGGACCTGGCGCTGCTGCGTCTGCATGTTCAAGGGCGTCATCGCTATTACAGCCTCGCGGACAAACGCGTGGCCCAGGCGCTGGAAGCGTTGATGGTGATCGGCCAGAACACCGCGCCGACCTTCAACCCTCGCACTCCGGACCGCCTGCAATTTGCCCGCACGTGCTACGACCACATGGCCGGCACGCTGGCGGTGTTGCTGCATGACCGGCTGCTGGAAAAAGGCTGGTTGCTGGAAACCGATGAGCAGGCTTATCGGCTGAGTGACAGCGGCGAGGCGTTGTTCGAAGGGCTGGGTATTGAAGTCAACGACCTGACCACGCAGCGCCGACGGTTTGCCTGCCCGTGCCTGGACTGGAGCATGCGCCGACCGCATCTGGGTGGTTCGTTGGGCGCGGCGTTGCTGCAAACGGCGATCAAGCGCAAATGGGTGACGCAGGATCTGGACAGCCGGGCGCTGACGTTGACCGCGTTGGGCCGCAAGGAAATCGGCGCCCGGTTTGACCTGAAGCAAAATCTGCCCGTAGGCACGCTGATTCCGGGATTGATCACCCAGGCCGGTCAGGTCAGCGGCATCAAGGGCAGGGTGGGCAAGCGCCTCACACTGGCAAACGGAGTTCCTGACACGGACTCTCGGGAAACACAGAACCTGTAG